The DNA window CTGTGCATCGAGATCTGGAACCTCGTGTTCATCCAGTACAACGCCGAGGCCGACGGATCCTTCCGCGACCTGCCTGCCAAGCACATCGATACCGGCATGGGATTCGAGCGAGCCTGCTCGATCATCCAGAACACGAAGGGCTTCACCGACTTCTCGGTCAAGCCGAGCAACTACGCGACCGACGTCTTCACCCCGATCTTCCGCAAGCTTGAGGAGCTGAGCGGCAAGACCTACGTGAACATCTATCCGGAACTCGATGCCGACCGCTCGGCGTTCTCGGAGGAGATGAAGGTGGCCATCGCTTTCCGGGTGATCGCCGACCACCTGCGCACGCTATCGTTCTCGATCGCCGATGGGATTCTCCCGGGCAACAACGGCCGGAACTACGTCCTTCGCCGTATTTTGCGCCGGGCCGTCCGCTACGGTCGCGAGTTGGGCTTTTCAGGCGACAAGCCGTTCTTCGGCGCGCTGGTTTCCACGCTGGTCGAACAGATGGGAGGGGTCTTCCCGGAACTGAAGGAGCGGGAGGCTGCGATCCGCGTGACGCTCGAGCGCGAGGAAGCGAGCTTCAACGAGACGCTGGACCGTGGGCTAGTGCTGTTTGGCGCGCACTATCAGCACCTACAAAAGCGAAAGATCGAAGTCCCGAGGCTTCTGGAGATTTGTGCAAAACTCAGACATGCGATTCAAGACGGAGTGGCATCGGAGTTGATTCTCGACCTTCTCCAGTCGATGCACGCTTCTGGGGTAGAGCTATATGATCATTTCAACAGATATTCAACTACTCGGGTCCAAGAGGCTGCCAGTAGGGCGCTTAGTTTTTCTAACGATTGGCAAAGCGTCATCAAGCCGCCGAACTCTGAGCTATTGACCGGAGAACCCATTGAAAGAGACAGATTTGAAAGTGACCTTAGGACGTTGGAATCACAGCTCCGAAGGTTGAACGATTCATTCTACGGGATCGAGGGCGAGGTGGCGTTCGAGCTCTACGATACCTTCGGCTTCCCCATCGACCTGACCGAGCTGCTCTGCGCGGACCGCGCGATCAAGGTCAACATGCAGCGTTTCGAGGAACTGATGGAGGAGCAGCGTGAACGCGCCCGCGCAGCCCAGAAGACCTCGGTGGTGCGCGCTCTCGACATCTCGACGGAGGCGGTGACCGCCTTCACGGGTTTCGACTCCGACGAAGCCGATGTGCTGGTCCTTGAAGTCCATCCCCAGGACGATTCGTTGTTCGTGATCACCGACAAGACCCCGTTCTATGCTGAAATGGGTGGTCAGGTCGGAGACACCGGCATTCTAGTCAAGGATGCGCTGGCCCACAACGTCACCGCGGTTCAGCAGATCGGTCGTGCGCGTGCCCACGCGGTTCCCGCCGACGCCGACGTCAAGCCGGGCGACACCGTGAAGCTCCGGGTCGATGCGAAGCGCCGCCGCCCGATCGAGGCGCACCACACCGCGACTCATCTGCTTCACTGGGCGCTTCACGAGGTGGTGTCGAGCGACGCCGCCCAGCAGGGCTCGTCGGTCGACGAGGAGCGCCTGCGTTTCGACTTCAACAGCGCTCCGGTCACCGCCGAGCAGATCGAGGCGATGGAGGAAAAGGTCAACGCCTGCATTACCGCCGACGAGCCGGTGTCCTGGGCAGAGGTCCCGCATGCCGAAATCAAGGAGCGCAAGGACATCATGCAGTTCTTCGGCGACAAGTACGGAGATACGGTGCGTGTCGTACAAATCGGTGGCGCCCCCCGCGAGCTCGACGGCTATTCGATGGAACTCTGCGGTGGAACCCACGTCCGCAAGACGGGAGAAATCGGTTTGTTCAAGATCCGCAGTGAAGGCGCGATCGCGTCGGGTGTCCGACGCATCGAGGCGGTCTGCGGCGACAGTGCGTGGGAGCACCTGCAGCACATGGCGCGCGACATGGATGACGAAACGGACACGCTCCAAGCGAAGCTCGCGGCGGCGAACGCGAAGCTCGACGAGCTCGGCGAGGAGCCGGTTTCGGTGGGCGACATGCCGCGGATCATGACCGCGATGCTTGTCGAAAAGGGCGACATTCGTCAGATCAATCACACGCTCGGCATGCTTCGTTCGAAGCTGGACGAGCTCCGCGAGGCGGGCATCGAGGCCGAAAAGCGGGTGAAGAAACTCCAGGCATCCGCCGCAGCCAAGCAGGCCGATGCCGCGCTGGCTTTGCTGATCGAACAGGGAGGACCGATCGTGACTTCGATCGAGTCCGACGCGTCACTGTTGCAGGAGCTTCTGAACGGCCTGAAGAAGAAGCAGTTCACGGATGCCGCTTTCGTCATCGTGGACGACGGCGACAAGCTCCACCTCGGCGCCTACTGCGGCGAGGCGGCGCAAGCTCGGGGTCTCAAGGCTGGCGATCTTCTTCGCGAGCTGGCGGCATTGGCCGGCGGCAAGGGCGGTGGCAAGCCGGACATGGCCCGCGGTGCGGCACCGGAACGCGACAAGCTCGGCGAAATGGAAGCCGCGGCGAAGGCGAAGCTGGCCTGAGCTTTTTCGCCGGAATGATGGACCGCGAGCTTCAGCTCGCCCGGGTTGGTCCGGCAGCTGGCATGACGGGGCGAGCTGAAGCTCGCGGTCCATCTGCTGACAATTCCTAGCCTTGGGTATCGGTCGCCTCGTCCTTCGGCTCGACCAGTTCGCGGAAGCGTGCTTCCCAGTCGCGGGCATGGCTGTGGCCGATGTGGTTCTTGAGATGGGTCAGCATCGCGACCGCGGCGGTCTGCTGGTCGCCCTGCTTGAAGAGATCCTCTTCCTTTTCCCACTCCAGCATCGGACGGGTATCAGTGGTGAAAGCGATGCGCTCCGGGCTCATGCCATCCTCGGCGTCGCCGCCGGACCAGAAGCCGCAGGTGACATCCTCGAAGTGAATCCGCCGGTCCCAAGCCTCACGCAGGCCTGCGAAGTCCTTTTTCTGTCGAAGCGCGGGAAAGATGACCAGCTGGAAGGGAGCGTCCACCCTCACCTTGTCGCGTCCGGCTTGCAGCGGGGACATCGGCCAGTTCTCGATCTTGTAGCCGCTCAGTCCATAGGCCCGCGCGAAGACCGTCGAATCGACCGGTTGGCCGAGGATGTTGAAGTGGCGACTCAAGGCCTTCGGGTCGCGGTAGATCGCTTCGAGTGCTTCCAGCAACTCGGGCGCCAGCTCCGCCGTCTTCGTCCGGTCGCTGGCGGCCTGCAGAGTGAGAACTGCCCAACGGAGCTGGTGGCGCAGCGCAAGGCCGTGGCCTTCTTCATCGAGCCGGTCCTTGTTGCGACGCTTCCAATCCCGGAAGGCCGAGGAATCCCGGTCCTGCATCTCGAAGTCGACCTTCTCGATGCACTTCACATACAGCTCCGTCGCGGCGTCCTCGTCCTTCATCGCGCTGGAGAAGGCAGCGGCGGCAGCCTTCAAGCGGGTGGTCGCCTGTTCGCCAGCCTGGCCCTTCAGCTCGTCGAGCTGCTCGATCAGCGCCTGCCGGTCGGCTTCGCTCAAGGGAGCGGCATGAAGTTGCGGGACAAGCAGGGTCGCGATGGCCAGGGAACGGATTCTCACAGCCGGAGCTTTTGTCAGAAATCCCCCACCCCTGCCAGCACCACTTCAGCCACCCCGGAGGCGGGCTTCGAGCGCCTCAAGCTCCGCGTCCGGAGTGTGGACTCCAGCCGTCAGTCCGATCCTTCGGTATTCTGTTAGATCGAGGGGAATGGCGGTGTCGGGACTTCCGATTCGTGCCGCCGGCTTCCCATGGCACCGAGCGACTTCGTAAAGGGTCGTGCCGCTGAGGTCGGCGAGGTCGGCGAGGACAAGCACCGCATCGCAGCGCCGGGTGAGGTCGGCCATGGCATCCTCCCGCCGGATCATCGCCGGACTCCGGGTGTCGAGTGCCTGGACATCGCTATCCGGATGCCGCATGCGCAGCGCCGCCGCGACCGTGGCGAAACGGCGGCTGGCGACCGAGGTTTGGCAAAGCAGGCCGAAGCGGGGTGAGAACGGCAGCCGGACGACTTCGTCGGCATTCTCGACGACCGTCACCCGCTCATTTCCCCCGACCAGCGCCTCGCATTCGGGATCGCCTCGGAACCCGACCAGCACCAGATGCCGGAGCTCGGAAGCCAGCAGCGACTTCATCGCGTGGAGGCGTCGCACCGACGGAAGCGTGAGGTCGACCAGCTCATGCCCCTTGGCGCGCCACCCTTGGCGCTGCTCGGCGGACGCTCCGGTCATCGGCACCATCACACGACGGGTGGGAGCGGAGGCATCGTTGAGGTCACCTTCGAGAGCACCGTGACGACGGGCCCGGTCCAGAAGCGCGCGGTGCGGACCGGGAGCGCCGAGCATGGTCAGCGGTCCCGATCCCAGACGCCGGTCCACCTGCAATCCGGCATCCCGCGCCTCCTGACTCATCCCGAGCACCGCCGCCCGGAGAAGCTCCGCGCGCAAAGGTTTGGAAATGATCGTCGACATGGCTTTGTAAAACAAAGTAAGAGGTTCGAAAAGAACCCGCGGATCGCGCGGGCTACCTTTACTTTGTAGAACAAAGCTTAGTTGGCAAGCATCAAATTGCGTTTCGGCCCTGCCTCATCTTCCGCAACGGACTCACTTCCCGAGATCGAGAATCTGCTCAAGCACGGCGAGGTAGCTTTCGAAAGCTGACCGTCCGGCGCGGTTGAGCGAGTAGAGCGTCTGCGGGCGTCCGTCACCGGTGAGTTTGACCGACTCGACGTAGCCCGCATTGCCGAGCGTCCGCAGGTGGGTGATCAGGTTGCCGTCGCTCATCTCGAGCTCCGACTTGAGGTCTTGGAATGCCCACGGCTCGGCACGCGAAGCGAGCAGGGTCATGATGCTGAGCCGGCCCTTTTCGTGAATCGTTTTGTCGAGCTTGGAGAAATCGATCATTCGCCGCTGGCCCCGCGCTTGGTGGTGGTGACGATGGCCGCTCCGTAGAGCAAATGGAAGCCCCCGAACGTGGCGGCCATGAGTCCGGAAGGACCGAGGGTACGGAGGATGGGGGAAATGGTTTGGGCAAAAGTCATCGCACAGAAGCTCGCGAGACCGGTCACCAGAAAGGCGAGTCCGAGCCAGATCATCGACTTCGGTGCGAACTCCCGGATCGCGAGCAGCGCGAGTCCGTAGTGCAGGATCCACATCGATGCCGCCAGGGTTTCGCTGCCCGTCTGACCGTACTTGAGGAACAGGAGACCGAGAAAGCCGCCGGCAAGCAGCGATGGCAGGGCTCCGCGCAGGGCGATCTTCAGACCCTGCGACCAGAACGATTTCTGGTTGGCCGAGGCGGTTCGGAGCAGCTGCCAGATCGCGAAGACGATCACGATGGCGAGCCCGACCAGCCAGACCGTTCCCCACGCCCAGCCGGAGCGCGATTCGGAAAGCCAGCCGGCCGCCAGCGACGCCGCGCCACCGAACAGGGCCGCCTCGCCGGACAAGGCCCGGAAAATCGTCGCCCGCTCCATCATCGAACGGATTGCCCGCAACTGCTCGGCCGCTTCCTCGTGGGTCGTCATGCCGGGACTTTGCGGAGCAAAGCGGAGCGTGGCAAGCTCCGAGGCCGCGGGGAAGCCGCACCGGGGGCCGGACCGCGCGAGCCCTAAACCAGCCCGTCCTTTCGCGCCTGCTTCCAGTAGGCGTACTCGGAGCGGTTGAAGTCGATGTACTCCGGCGAGAGGTCGCTACTGTACATCTCGTAGTCCGCCTTGCCCTGGTTGAGGTGGATCTCGATCCGGAACTCGGGCTTCGCCGCCACGTCCCGGAGCTTGTCCATCGGGGTGTCCGCCTGCAATCCGCCCACGCAGGCGGGCAGACCTTCGTAGAGGATGTCGACCAGCTCCTCGCGGATGCGGGCGCGGGAGTAGCCGACGGCATGCAGCACACGACCCCAATTCGGGTCGCCGCCGTTCCATGAGGCTTTTACCAGCGCCGACTTGCAGACGGCCTCGGCGACCTTCTTGGCATCGAGATAAGTGCGCGCGCCCTTGACCTCGACCGTGACAAATTTCGTCACCCGCTCGCCGTCACGCACGACCGCCTTGGCCAGCTCGATCATCAGCCACCGCAGCGCTTTGCCGAACTGCCGGCAGCGCGGGCCGTTCTTGCGCACCGGTTTCATCCCGGCGGCGCCGTTGGCCAGGACCAGCACGGTGTCGTTGGTGCTGGTGTCACCATCGATGGTGATCCGGTTGAAGCTGTCCTCCACCGCCTCCAGCGTGACCTTCTGCAGACAGTCGCGAGGGATGGCGGCATCGGTCGTGATGAAGCACAGCATCGTCGCCATGCTCGGGCAGATCATGCCGGCACCCTTGACGCAGCCGCCGAGCCGAACGCGGTGTTCACCGAGCTCGAAGGAAATCGCGAGCTCCTTGTGGTGGGTGTCGCTGGTGATGATCGCATTGGCGACATCGGTCCCGTTCTTCGGCCCCAGCCCGGCCACGAGATCGTCGTATTTCGGTTCGATCCGCGCCATCGGCATTGGCAGGCCGATCACGCCGGTCGAGCAGACGGCGACCTCGCCGCGTCGGATCTCAAGCCGTTTGGCGACGTCCTTGGCCATCGCCCGGGCGTCGTGGATGCCCTGCATCCCGGTGCAGGCGTTGGCATTCCCGGAGTTGGCGACGATCGTCCGCAAGTCGCCGCGGCGCAGATGGGTCTGCGAAAGCTTCACCGGTGCCGCCTTCACCCGGTTGGTGGTGAAAGTGCCGGCGGATGTGCACGGCACGTCGGAATGAATGAGCGCGAGATCGAGCCGTTTGGCATCCGGATTCTTGATTCCGCACGAGACGGCGGAGGTCAGGAAGCCGCGGGCAGCGCCGACGCCTCCTTTGATCCGGGTGACAGGAAAGTCCATGAGTAAGGGTGGAGGCCGCGCCTCGCGAACCACTATACCAATTGCAATCCCGCCATCGGCTCAAGTCCGAACAGAAGATTGAACGATTGTAATGCCTGGCTTCCGGCTCCCTTGCCGAGATTGTCCTCGGCACTCATCAGCAGGACGCGGCCGGTGCGCGCGTCGTGTTCCCATCCGATGTCGATGAAGTTGGTCCGCGTAACGTGCTTGGTATCAGCGCATCCACCCTTGCCGAGCAGCCGGACGAAGTCGGCATCGGCATAGGCCTTCTCCAGCGCCTCGCCGACCGCGGCGGCATCGACTCCCGGCTTGAGCATCGCGGTGGTGGTCGTGGCGATTCCGGCATTCACCGGGATCAGATGCGGGATGAAAGTGATCGTCACCTTGTCGCCGGCGGCCAGCGACAGCTCCTGCTCGATCTCCGACAGGTGCCGGTGCTTCGGCACGCCATAGGCGCGGACGCTTTCGTTGCACTCGCAGAAGAGCAGGGGGATGTCGGCCTTCCGGCCCGCACCGCTGACGCCGCTCATCGAGTTGGCGACGATGGTCGCGGGGTCGATCAGCCCCGCCTTGAGGAGTGGGATCAATGGCAGCAGAATGCTGGTCGGGTAGCAGCCGGGCGACGCGACGAGCCGGGCTGCGGCGATCGCATTGCTGCGCACCTCCGGCAGACCATAGACCGCCTCGCCGAGCAGATCGGGAGCCGGGTGCTCGTGACCGTAGAATTCGGCATAGACCTGCGGGTCCCGGAGCCGGAAGTCGGCGCTGAGGTCGATCACCTTGAGTCCGCGCTCGAGAAGGGCCCGAGCGATCTCTGCCGCCACCCCGTGTGGGAGGGCGAGAAAGGCGGCCTTGGCGCCAGTCGCGGCGATCGCGTCCGGGTCGGGCCCGATGAACGCCAGTTCGGAGCCGGGCATGCCGCGGAAGCGCGGAAACACGTCGCCGAGCGATCGGCCGGCTTCCTGACGCGAGGTGGCGGCGACCAGTTCGATGCCCGGGTGCATCAACAGCAGCCTCACCAGTTCCTGACCGGTGTAGCCGCTGGCTCCGACGATGGCGGTTTTGACACGCTCCATGCCCCCGGAATCGCACGATTCGCGGGCCTTGCCAACTCCCGATGGAAATGGCGATGGCGGGGTGGGCGGCCCCGTTTTCAGGACTTGCCAACCTCCGTGCGCCCTGATTGTCTGCCCGCCCGTTCGCGGAAGTGTGACGGGCTGTGGCGCAGTCTGGTAGCGCACCTGCATGGGGTGCAGGGGGTCGTGGGTTCGAATCCCGCCAGCCCGACCATTCTTCGCTTTCGCATTCGCGAAAGCTACGAATGGCAGGCCCGAAGTGGCAGCTTCCGCTGCGGGTAGGAGGTGGAGAGTTCCTTGGCGAAAGGGAAGAATGCCCTTCGTAGCCGTGAGAACCGGCGGTCGGCCCCGGTTTCTCGATAGGGCTCGATGGTGCTCTGCGGCGACTTCTTGCCTTGGCGAAGCAGGGCAGGTTGGCGTGACCTATCAAACGTGTTCTACGCCTATATTCTACGCTCGGAGAAGCATCCTGACCGGTTCTACTACGGCTTCACCACCGACTTGAAGACACGCCTGCTGGCCCACAACCGGGGCGAGAACCTCTCAACGCGGCACGGATGCCCCTGGATGTTGGCGTGGTATGGGGCCTTTGAGAAGGAGCCCGATGCGGTGGCTTTCGAGGCCTACCTCAAGACTGCCTCGGGCAAAGCGTTTGCGCGGAAGAGACTCCTGACCGGGTGACTTCAAGCCGGAGCGGAGGCAATCCCGCCAGCCCGCCCGATCACCGACCTCCGGACCGCGACCCCACCTACGCCGGTCCCGCACCAACACTCTCGGCCTCGACGAACTCGGGCATGACCGCTGTGGTCCGGATCCGGCCCGTACCGTGCTGGATCAGCGTGACGATCATCTCCGCAGCCTTGCGCCCCATCGCCTCGGCATTGATCCGATACCGGGCTGTGGTCGGATAAGTCATGCCAAGCAGGTAGTCATCGACACATGAAAGAACGCTCGCTTCGCCGGGCACCCGGATTCCGGCTGCGAGAAGGTGGCACAGGACGGTGACCGCCGTCTCGTTCGCCCCGACGAGAAAGGCCGTCGGTCTCGGCCGCGAGGCGAGCAGATCCAGAATGGCCCTTCGGACCGCTTGCGATCCCATCTCATAGGTCACGACGGTTGCCCGGGCTCCGAGCCGCAGTGCTTCCGCTTTGAAGACCTCCGCCGTCAAGCGGTCGCTCGCGCTGGTGACGGTCGCCATCAGGTACACCAATTCGCGATGACCGCGCCCGGACAGCAGGCCTGCCGCATGCCGCGCCAGCGCTTCGACATCAGGATAAACGGCACACAGGGGTACCGCTTCGGTCACCCGGCCGACCACCACGGTCGGTCGAGCACTTTTCGCGAACCACTTCTGGATCTCCGGCGTCGCATAGAGCAGCGCCCAACCTGCTGTATCGGGAAGCGCGTCCAGGCGAGCGAGCTTCGAGGCCTGGAAGCGCTCGTAGAGTTGGGGGTGATGCTCCACCTCGAGGTTGAGG is part of the Haloferula helveola genome and encodes:
- a CDS encoding GIY-YIG nuclease family protein: MFYAYILRSEKHPDRFYYGFTTDLKTRLLAHNRGENLSTRHGCPWMLAWYGAFEKEPDAVAFEAYLKTASGKAFARKRLLTG
- the argJ gene encoding bifunctional glutamate N-acetyltransferase/amino-acid acetyltransferase ArgJ; translation: MDFPVTRIKGGVGAARGFLTSAVSCGIKNPDAKRLDLALIHSDVPCTSAGTFTTNRVKAAPVKLSQTHLRRGDLRTIVANSGNANACTGMQGIHDARAMAKDVAKRLEIRRGEVAVCSTGVIGLPMPMARIEPKYDDLVAGLGPKNGTDVANAIITSDTHHKELAISFELGEHRVRLGGCVKGAGMICPSMATMLCFITTDAAIPRDCLQKVTLEAVEDSFNRITIDGDTSTNDTVLVLANGAAGMKPVRKNGPRCRQFGKALRWLMIELAKAVVRDGERVTKFVTVEVKGARTYLDAKKVAEAVCKSALVKASWNGGDPNWGRVLHAVGYSRARIREELVDILYEGLPACVGGLQADTPMDKLRDVAAKPEFRIEIHLNQGKADYEMYSSDLSPEYIDFNRSEYAYWKQARKDGLV
- the argC gene encoding N-acetyl-gamma-glutamyl-phosphate reductase gives rise to the protein MERVKTAIVGASGYTGQELVRLLLMHPGIELVAATSRQEAGRSLGDVFPRFRGMPGSELAFIGPDPDAIAATGAKAAFLALPHGVAAEIARALLERGLKVIDLSADFRLRDPQVYAEFYGHEHPAPDLLGEAVYGLPEVRSNAIAAARLVASPGCYPTSILLPLIPLLKAGLIDPATIVANSMSGVSGAGRKADIPLLFCECNESVRAYGVPKHRHLSEIEQELSLAAGDKVTITFIPHLIPVNAGIATTTTAMLKPGVDAAAVGEALEKAYADADFVRLLGKGGCADTKHVTRTNFIDIGWEHDARTGRVLLMSAEDNLGKGAGSQALQSFNLLFGLEPMAGLQLV
- a CDS encoding substrate-binding domain-containing protein, which codes for MAKLPEGSGSRNPMPGTPKRILIHDQLVTLLREGILGGRWRGSLPPELTLCREFQVSRMTLRKALAQLANEKWLELGGRGRSHRIVRRQRKRPSVRGRIVRVLTPFHPWMFSSSIREVLEALNERLMSEGLNLEVEHHPQLYERFQASKLARLDALPDTAGWALLYATPEIQKWFAKSARPTVVVGRVTEAVPLCAVYPDVEALARHAAGLLSGRGHRELVYLMATVTSASDRLTAEVFKAEALRLGARATVVTYEMGSQAVRRAILDLLASRPRPTAFLVGANETAVTVLCHLLAAGIRVPGEASVLSCVDDYLLGMTYPTTARYRINAEAMGRKAAEMIVTLIQHGTGRIRTTAVMPEFVEAESVGAGPA
- the alaS gene encoding alanine--tRNA ligase — its product is MTAAEIRQSFLDFFREKQHTIVPSAPLLPQSPGLLFTNAGMNPFVPYFLGTEKAPYDPGRATDTQKCIRAGGKHNDLDDVGYDTYHHTFFEMLGNWSFGDYFKAEAIQWAWELVVERWGLPANRLYATVYAPDKAKGDPGEFDQEAWDLWAELFKGKGLDPRKHIVDGNVKDNFWMMGETGPCGPCSELHVDLTPNGDSNGQLVNGDSDLCIEIWNLVFIQYNAEADGSFRDLPAKHIDTGMGFERACSIIQNTKGFTDFSVKPSNYATDVFTPIFRKLEELSGKTYVNIYPELDADRSAFSEEMKVAIAFRVIADHLRTLSFSIADGILPGNNGRNYVLRRILRRAVRYGRELGFSGDKPFFGALVSTLVEQMGGVFPELKEREAAIRVTLEREEASFNETLDRGLVLFGAHYQHLQKRKIEVPRLLEICAKLRHAIQDGVASELILDLLQSMHASGVELYDHFNRYSTTRVQEAASRALSFSNDWQSVIKPPNSELLTGEPIERDRFESDLRTLESQLRRLNDSFYGIEGEVAFELYDTFGFPIDLTELLCADRAIKVNMQRFEELMEEQRERARAAQKTSVVRALDISTEAVTAFTGFDSDEADVLVLEVHPQDDSLFVITDKTPFYAEMGGQVGDTGILVKDALAHNVTAVQQIGRARAHAVPADADVKPGDTVKLRVDAKRRRPIEAHHTATHLLHWALHEVVSSDAAQQGSSVDEERLRFDFNSAPVTAEQIEAMEEKVNACITADEPVSWAEVPHAEIKERKDIMQFFGDKYGDTVRVVQIGGAPRELDGYSMELCGGTHVRKTGEIGLFKIRSEGAIASGVRRIEAVCGDSAWEHLQHMARDMDDETDTLQAKLAAANAKLDELGEEPVSVGDMPRIMTAMLVEKGDIRQINHTLGMLRSKLDELREAGIEAEKRVKKLQASAAAKQADAALALLIEQGGPIVTSIESDASLLQELLNGLKKKQFTDAAFVIVDDGDKLHLGAYCGEAAQARGLKAGDLLRELAALAGGKGGGKPDMARGAAPERDKLGEMEAAAKAKLA
- a CDS encoding transcriptional regulator produces the protein MIDFSKLDKTIHEKGRLSIMTLLASRAEPWAFQDLKSELEMSDGNLITHLRTLGNAGYVESVKLTGDGRPQTLYSLNRAGRSAFESYLAVLEQILDLGK